In Gadus macrocephalus chromosome 11, ASM3116895v1, a single genomic region encodes these proteins:
- the LOC132467478 gene encoding dendritic cell-specific transmembrane protein — translation MAFSALQCFSNVGGVVTEVYVTGRMDDLRRGAILVVTCSLLSLLLGSLLLLYLLFMRGYEAVVACCMAGCFCTLINVAFCLSRRVRCMGILFVISCFMKQSRKLLLMAGISFVVLRIIHNTMENLTGLARSMLCNLKAKRLSVSLAPLDNYIKMLRWVHKIFKQVFEMDNGLIQFDADLKVSAKADSKRFKEKLADARHNLNQTVTRALAVVHTMRSVMHQLLPAVSFLLLLFLIALHVKKYRDSVRYKNKFISPKFVAFDAREKAEGRPHVLPLTPQEERKYICIPALHFTKSEGRAMVKYGIPVFSHFVLWVLFLGIDALMYCFVKIITTHLAELEPIKVPLIMKYTEIQTLVGLRTNEGQQTYDFSYNMTLFEKECLPQPKLLFYSSIAPLAFILLILLIMAAMASKLMQLRLLICEQFFSESSEARVKYLHAKILRKRHKTKRIDDDVTLGSFIFKLHFWCPLIFGPKPNGLHKDFVLN, via the exons ATGGCCTTCTCCGCACTGCAATGCTTTTCCAACGTGGGCGGGGTTGTGACAGAAGTTTACGTTACTGGCAGAATGGACGACCTTCGGAGAGGAGCCATTCTTGTAGTCACCTGCAGCCTGCTGAGCTTGCTCCTcggctccctgctcctcctgtacCTCCTCTTCATGCGGGGCTACGAAGCGGTCGTAGCCTGCTGCATGGCCGGCTGCTTCTGCACTCTGATCAATGTCGCTTTCTGCCTCTCTAGAAGAGTGCGATGCATGGGAATACTGTTTGTCATCTCCTGCTTCATGAAGCAGAGTCGTAAGCTGCTTCTCATGGCCGGCATCAGTTTCGTCGTGCTCCGAATCATCCACAACACCATGGAGAACCTCACTGGCTTGGCCAGGAGCATGTTATGCAACCTCAAGGCCAAGAGGTTGTCCGTCTCCTTGGCACCGCTGGACAACTACATCAAAATGCTGAGATGGGTTCATAAGATATTCAAGCAGGTATTCGAGATGGATAACGGGTTGATCCAGTTTGACGCTGACTTGAAGGTTTCCGCCAAGGCGGACAGCAAGAGATTCAAGGAGAAGCTGGCAGATGCCAGGCACAATCTCAACCAGACGGTGACCAGGGCGCTGGCCGTGGTGCACACCATGAGGTCGGTGATGCACCAGTTGCTACCCGCCGTCAGCTTCCTCTTGCTCTTGTTCCTAATCGCGCTGCACGTGAAAAAGTACCGCGACAGCGTGAGGTACAAGAACAAGTTCATCAGCCCCAAATTTGTGGCGTTTGACGCCAGGGAGAAGGCAGAGGGAAGGCCTCACGTGCTGCCTCTCACGccacaggaggagaggaagtaTATTTGCATCCCCGCCCTGCATTTCACCAAGTCGGAGGGGCGAGCCATGGTGAAGTATGGCATCCCAGTTTTTTCCCATTTCGTGTTGTGGGTCTTGTTTTTGGGTATCGATGCGTTAATGTACTGTTTTGTGAAGATCATAACCACACACTTGGCAGAGTTGGAGCCAATTAAAGTGCCACTGATAATGAAATACACA GAAATCCAAACGCTTGTCGGTTTACGGACCAATGAAGGGCAGCAAACGTATGATTTCTCGTACAACATGACCTTGTTTGAGAAGGAGTGCCTTCCTCAGCCTAAGCTGCTGTTCTACAGCTCCATCGCCCCGCTGGCTTTCATTCTGCTCATCCTGCTCATCATGGCCGCCATGGCTTCCAAGCTCATGCAGCTTCGGCTTCTTATCTGCGAGCAATTCTTCTCCGAATCCTCAGAGGCGAGGGTGAAGTACCTTCATGCAAAGATCCTGAGGAAGAGACATAAAACTAAGAGGATCGatgatgacgtcacgttgggatCGTTCATTTTCAAG TTACATTTCTGGTGTCCACTGATCTTCGGGCCAAAGCCAAATGGATTGCATAAGGATTTTGTACTAAATTGA